The following proteins come from a genomic window of Corallococcus sp. NCRR:
- a CDS encoding sensor histidine kinase: protein MEILQRARVEWFAAAVGLMVGTSMVFVPYEFGSVLFQYIYPHIRLLGSLFLVGAGLMLIALMYPAWPAFVGQVGRALMLSAIAVYWWAVCVLPVSLTGTVVYLFLMALLVLERRTLRRGQGLLWVFLACVAVSFGPLMLWAPQDFVRFALASLGSYVRWVGVLFLLMGALLAVGMWRREPLPCRVALGGLSLLFLHMVIAVVSRRSWSGMSVYAVMALVCALLAGGRRWPALVGVRWRLFRGMALASMLPILGVGAVASFLAQKALETELHGKARQAVTVETAWLEQTATMASSMLRVYSQGPGFIALVREGNREGMRERLELLESQSGLFDAVWLLDESGDTLMPSARLDWVSGNVGYRAYFQDALKGGAQVLLSRPFLSLANLPFVVFTVPMNLGAGRRAFLVGALSLKRLGLQPALATPGYHMEIFDRRDGSLLRETERGNVLTRAPVLDLVGPDALTREGLLEVFDDTGRRVVVAHASVEGTPWTVVVTARLREAFAPVTRMGAWVVAIAVLAGAISLLLSQWVGRDVAQRLETLRDGFAVLGTPSVEQRVQARGDDEIAQLTLGFNDMAARIDRTQKELREAIAIRDQFLSMASHELRTPLTPLKATLDLLIRQLGAGQGMNPERQRDTIARLNRQVDRLTRLIGDMLDVSRLQSGRFTLTVAPMDVVALAREVVERIQSTRPEREGLLSLDVPDGPLMGQWDEQRLEQLVTNLVENALRYSPPGTPVVLRVREEPDGVRMEVEDRGIGIPGESLPQLFTPFFRARNAAEHYAGGLGLGLAICREIVERHGGRIGARSDGPGKGTCFTVWLPRSAVAEAA, encoded by the coding sequence GTGGAAATCCTGCAGCGGGCTCGGGTGGAGTGGTTCGCGGCGGCGGTGGGGCTCATGGTGGGCACGTCGATGGTGTTCGTGCCCTACGAGTTCGGCTCCGTCCTCTTCCAATACATCTATCCGCACATCCGGCTGCTGGGGAGCCTGTTCCTCGTCGGCGCGGGGCTGATGCTCATCGCGTTGATGTATCCGGCCTGGCCCGCCTTCGTGGGACAGGTGGGGCGCGCGTTGATGCTGTCCGCGATCGCGGTCTACTGGTGGGCGGTCTGCGTCCTGCCCGTCAGCCTCACGGGCACCGTCGTCTACCTGTTCCTGATGGCCCTGCTCGTCTTGGAGCGGCGCACCCTGCGCCGGGGACAGGGCCTGCTGTGGGTGTTCCTGGCCTGTGTGGCGGTGTCCTTCGGGCCGCTGATGCTCTGGGCGCCCCAGGACTTCGTGCGCTTCGCCCTGGCGTCGCTGGGGTCCTACGTCCGGTGGGTGGGGGTCCTCTTCCTGCTGATGGGGGCGCTGCTCGCGGTGGGGATGTGGCGCCGCGAGCCGCTCCCGTGCCGGGTGGCCCTGGGGGGCCTGTCGCTCTTGTTCCTGCACATGGTGATCGCGGTGGTGTCGCGGCGCTCGTGGTCGGGGATGAGCGTGTATGCCGTGATGGCGCTGGTGTGCGCGCTCCTGGCGGGCGGGCGCCGGTGGCCGGCCCTGGTGGGGGTGCGCTGGCGGCTGTTCCGCGGCATGGCGCTGGCGTCGATGCTGCCCATCCTGGGCGTGGGCGCGGTGGCGTCGTTCCTGGCGCAGAAGGCCCTGGAGACGGAGCTGCACGGCAAGGCGCGGCAGGCGGTGACCGTGGAGACCGCGTGGCTGGAGCAGACGGCCACCATGGCGAGCTCGATGTTGCGCGTGTACAGCCAGGGGCCGGGCTTCATCGCCCTGGTACGCGAGGGGAACCGCGAGGGCATGCGGGAGCGGCTGGAGCTGCTGGAGAGCCAGTCGGGCCTGTTCGACGCGGTCTGGTTGCTGGATGAATCCGGCGACACGCTGATGCCCTCCGCAAGGCTCGACTGGGTGAGCGGCAACGTCGGGTACCGGGCCTACTTCCAGGACGCGCTGAAGGGCGGCGCCCAGGTGCTGCTGTCGCGGCCCTTCCTCTCTCTCGCGAACCTGCCCTTCGTCGTGTTCACGGTGCCCATGAACCTGGGCGCGGGCCGGCGCGCCTTCCTGGTGGGCGCGCTGTCGCTGAAGCGGCTGGGGTTGCAGCCGGCGCTCGCGACGCCCGGCTACCACATGGAAATCTTCGACCGCCGCGATGGCAGCCTCCTGCGTGAGACGGAGCGGGGAAACGTGCTCACCCGGGCGCCGGTGCTGGACCTGGTCGGGCCGGACGCGCTGACGCGGGAGGGGCTCCTGGAGGTGTTCGACGACACGGGGCGCCGGGTGGTGGTGGCGCATGCGTCGGTGGAGGGCACGCCGTGGACGGTGGTGGTGACGGCGCGGCTGCGGGAGGCCTTCGCGCCGGTGACGCGCATGGGGGCGTGGGTGGTGGCCATCGCGGTGCTCGCGGGGGCCATCTCGCTGCTGCTGTCGCAGTGGGTGGGGCGGGACGTGGCACAGCGGCTGGAGACGCTGCGGGACGGCTTCGCCGTGCTGGGCACGCCGTCGGTGGAGCAGCGCGTGCAGGCGCGGGGCGATGATGAGATTGCCCAGCTCACCCTGGGCTTCAACGACATGGCGGCGCGCATCGACCGGACGCAGAAGGAGCTGCGCGAGGCCATCGCCATCCGGGACCAGTTCCTGTCCATGGCGAGCCACGAGTTGCGCACGCCGCTGACGCCCTTGAAGGCGACGCTGGACCTGCTCATCCGCCAGCTCGGGGCCGGGCAGGGGATGAACCCGGAGCGGCAGCGGGACACCATCGCCCGGCTGAACCGGCAGGTGGACCGGCTGACGCGGCTGATTGGCGACATGCTGGACGTGTCGCGGTTGCAGTCCGGGCGCTTCACGCTGACGGTGGCGCCCATGGACGTGGTGGCGCTGGCGCGCGAGGTGGTGGAGCGCATCCAGTCCACGCGCCCGGAGCGCGAGGGCTTGTTGTCCCTGGACGTCCCGGACGGGCCGCTCATGGGCCAGTGGGACGAGCAGCGACTGGAGCAACTCGTCACGAACCTGGTGGAGAACGCCCTGCGCTATTCGCCGCCGGGGACGCCGGTGGTCCTGCGGGTGCGCGAGGAGCCGGACGGGGTGCGGATGGAGGTGGAGGACCGGGGCATTGGCATTCCAGGGGAGAGCCTGCCGCAGCTCTTCACGCCCTTCTTCCGGGCGCGCAACGCGGCCGAGCACTACGCCGGGGGCCTGGGATTGGGCCTGGCCATCTGCCGCGAAATCGTGGAGCGCCACGGGGGCCGCATCGGCGCGCGGAGTGATGGGCCAGGCAAGGGAACGTGCTTCACGGTGTGGCTGCCCCGCTCGGCTGTCGCGGAAGCGGCCTGA
- a CDS encoding cell division protein ZapB, giving the protein MKSFKAGFPKTPKAPPAPPKTTNTVAQPTFSKPDATAAKPTTPTASPAVSRPTTPTGTTPQGDAFKPTGSPQASSSSRPNIDANSLQGPQLPSPNLSESDIADLALGRTPGKGKAVAPRPEIQKLVEEMKLGNPGAEVLRYTDQGGHPMLKQPGLPAGTDAGVCSAMTSEWIRTGKEAGGDPMKGSQAFGKLTDNHFGKLIDKQHAEHLQGDALTKLNGAHMDDISKLQGRVEQLQGKKAQRQEINELLTDPSLSPAQRQGLQAQRHQLTQELKQGLAQLNQDKDAIAQKQESISHLVDDFRTGRGGGHPGVKVQDFEPINHDTFAQKLYDGTKENGHYRIGLRKSGESAEGHVLGLHKTDGPNRLLDANTAEWKTNNHKDAVNLTAEHISELYKDYSTFDITRY; this is encoded by the coding sequence ATGAAGAGCTTCAAGGCCGGCTTCCCCAAGACGCCCAAGGCGCCTCCCGCTCCGCCGAAGACGACGAACACGGTGGCCCAGCCGACCTTCTCGAAGCCGGACGCGACGGCCGCGAAGCCGACGACGCCCACCGCCTCGCCGGCTGTCTCCCGGCCGACGACGCCCACCGGGACGACGCCCCAGGGGGACGCGTTCAAGCCGACCGGCAGCCCCCAGGCCTCGTCGTCGTCGCGCCCGAACATCGACGCGAACTCGCTCCAGGGGCCGCAGCTCCCGTCGCCCAACCTCTCCGAGAGCGACATCGCGGACCTGGCCCTGGGCCGCACGCCGGGCAAGGGCAAGGCCGTGGCGCCGCGCCCTGAAATCCAGAAGCTGGTCGAGGAGATGAAGCTGGGGAACCCGGGCGCGGAGGTGCTGCGCTACACGGACCAGGGCGGCCACCCGATGCTGAAGCAGCCGGGCCTGCCCGCGGGCACGGACGCGGGCGTGTGCAGCGCGATGACCTCCGAGTGGATCCGCACCGGCAAGGAGGCCGGCGGTGACCCGATGAAGGGCTCGCAGGCGTTCGGCAAGCTGACGGACAACCACTTCGGCAAGCTCATCGACAAGCAGCACGCGGAGCACCTGCAGGGCGACGCCCTCACGAAGCTCAACGGCGCGCATATGGATGACATCTCCAAGCTCCAGGGCCGCGTGGAGCAGCTCCAGGGCAAGAAGGCGCAGCGTCAGGAGATCAACGAGCTGCTCACCGACCCGAGCCTCTCGCCAGCGCAGCGCCAGGGGCTGCAGGCGCAGCGCCACCAATTGACCCAGGAGCTCAAGCAGGGGCTGGCGCAGCTCAACCAGGACAAGGACGCCATCGCTCAGAAGCAGGAGTCCATCTCCCATCTGGTGGACGACTTCCGTACGGGCCGCGGCGGCGGCCACCCGGGCGTGAAGGTGCAGGACTTCGAGCCCATCAACCACGACACGTTCGCGCAGAAGCTGTACGACGGCACGAAGGAGAATGGCCACTACCGCATCGGCCTGCGCAAGTCGGGCGAGTCCGCGGAGGGCCACGTGCTGGGCCTGCACAAGACGGACGGCCCGAACCGCCTGCTGGACGCGAACACCGCCGAGTGGAAGACGAACAACCACAAGGACGCGGTCAACCTGACGGCGGAGCACATCAGCGAGCTGTACAAGGACTACAGCACGTTCGACATCACCCGCTATTAG
- the ureA gene encoding urease subunit gamma — translation MHLSPRDVDKLLLHQAGVVAQKRLARGLRLNYPEAVALIATQLLEYIRDGRSVAELMDLGRRFLGRAQVMDGVPEMLAEVQVEGTFPDGTKLVTVHHPVVAEHGDLSLALYGSFLPVPPLERFTVPAASPEGAPGQVRAAEGALELNAGRKAITLRVTHRGDRPIQVGSHYAFAEVNRALVFDRGRAYGHRLDIPAGTAVRFEPGEVKTVPLVPIAGEQVVRGGNALGSGKVSDEGRERLLEAVRARGFGHEEEREEEGRS, via the coding sequence ATGCATCTGTCCCCCCGTGACGTGGACAAGCTGCTCTTGCACCAGGCGGGCGTCGTCGCCCAGAAGCGATTGGCGCGAGGCCTGCGCCTCAACTACCCGGAGGCGGTGGCGCTCATCGCCACGCAGTTGCTGGAGTACATCCGTGACGGCAGGAGCGTGGCGGAGCTGATGGACCTGGGGCGCCGGTTCCTGGGGCGCGCGCAGGTGATGGACGGCGTGCCGGAGATGTTGGCGGAGGTGCAGGTGGAGGGCACCTTCCCGGACGGCACCAAGCTCGTCACCGTGCACCACCCGGTGGTGGCGGAGCACGGAGACCTGTCGCTGGCCCTCTACGGCAGCTTCCTGCCGGTGCCGCCGCTGGAGCGCTTCACCGTGCCCGCCGCGTCGCCGGAAGGCGCGCCCGGGCAGGTGCGCGCGGCGGAGGGCGCGCTGGAGCTCAACGCGGGCCGAAAGGCCATCACCCTGCGCGTCACGCACCGGGGCGACCGGCCCATCCAGGTGGGCAGCCACTACGCGTTCGCGGAAGTGAACCGCGCGCTGGTGTTCGACCGGGGCCGCGCCTACGGCCACCGGCTGGACATCCCCGCGGGCACGGCGGTGCGCTTCGAGCCCGGCGAGGTGAAGACGGTGCCGCTGGTCCCCATCGCGGGCGAGCAGGTGGTGCGCGGCGGCAACGCGCTGGGCAGCGGCAAGGTGTCCGACGAAGGCCGTGAGCGCCTGCTGGAGGCCGTGCGCGCCCGGGGCTTCGGTCACGAGGAAGAACGCGAAGAGGAGGGCCGCTCATGA
- a CDS encoding sensor histidine kinase, with protein sequence MSILERARVEWFAAAFGLVVGTTMVFVPYEFGAAIFQVIYPYVRPLGSLFLVGAAAMLASRLYPTWPPLVGWLGRALFLAAVAFYWWAATVLPGGLTGFVLYPLLAGFLLLERTRRFQERGLLSALIACVALSFGGLMVLIPDSFIRLSLLAFGPSIRLMGGAFLATGALLAVGLWRGHEKACRIAAGSLSVLFLNMTLALGSRRSWAGMGVYAVLSLSCLLLWRMREVPALSGVRWRLFRGMALASVLPILGVGAVTSYVAQRAITAELRDKARQAVLAETAWLEQTSAMARALLRSQSRDPGFIEAVRTGDRKEMSERVDLLVDTGLFDAAWLLDASGETLAPSTRPNRFTGNYASREYFQQALNGGDTVWVSRPFLTRAELPFIVFSTRVDLGGGQRAVLVGGLSLRRLGLQSTLASRSYHVELFDRRDGILLRDTDRGGVLTRAPVLGLLPPDALAAPEGVRETFDEPGHRLLVAHAQVPDTEWTVVVTARLREAFAPVTRMGAWVVAIAALAGAISLLLSQWVGRDVAQRLETLRDGFAALGTPAREQRVQARGDDEVAQLADGFNDMAARIDRTQKELREAIAIRDQFLSMASHELRTPLTPLKATLDLLIRQSESGVGLTPERQRATFDRLTRQVDRLTRLIGDMLDVSRLQSGRFALTVAPMDLTALAREVMERIQSTRPEREGLLSLDVPEGPLVGRWDEPRLDQLLTNLVENALRYSPPGTPVSVRIREEDGQVRMDVEDRGIGIPGESLPQLFTPFFRARNAAEHYAGGLGLGLAICREIVERHGGRIQARSEGPGKGTCFTVWLPRAAVADAA encoded by the coding sequence GTGAGCATCCTGGAGCGCGCACGGGTGGAGTGGTTCGCGGCGGCGTTCGGGCTCGTCGTGGGCACCACGATGGTCTTCGTGCCCTACGAGTTCGGGGCCGCCATCTTCCAGGTCATCTACCCGTACGTCCGCCCGCTCGGCAGCCTGTTCCTGGTGGGGGCCGCGGCGATGCTCGCCTCGCGGCTCTACCCCACCTGGCCTCCGCTCGTGGGGTGGCTGGGCCGGGCGCTCTTCCTGGCCGCGGTGGCCTTCTACTGGTGGGCCGCCACCGTGCTGCCCGGGGGCCTCACGGGCTTCGTCCTGTACCCGCTGCTGGCGGGCTTCCTACTGCTGGAGCGGACCCGCCGCTTCCAGGAGCGGGGCCTCTTGTCGGCGCTCATCGCCTGCGTGGCGCTGAGCTTCGGCGGGTTGATGGTCCTCATCCCCGACAGCTTCATCCGCCTGTCGCTGCTGGCGTTCGGGCCGTCCATCCGGCTGATGGGCGGCGCCTTCCTGGCGACGGGGGCCCTGCTGGCGGTGGGGCTGTGGCGCGGCCACGAAAAGGCCTGCCGCATCGCCGCGGGCAGCTTGAGCGTCCTGTTCCTGAACATGACGCTCGCGCTGGGGTCGCGGCGCTCCTGGGCCGGGATGGGCGTGTACGCGGTGCTGTCCCTGTCCTGTCTGTTGTTGTGGAGGATGCGAGAAGTCCCGGCCCTGTCCGGCGTGCGCTGGCGGCTGTTCCGTGGCATGGCCCTGGCGTCGGTGCTGCCCATCCTGGGCGTGGGAGCCGTGACGTCCTACGTGGCCCAGCGGGCCATCACCGCGGAGCTGCGCGACAAGGCGCGGCAGGCGGTGCTGGCGGAGACCGCATGGCTGGAGCAGACGTCCGCCATGGCGCGCGCGCTCCTGCGCTCGCAGAGCCGGGACCCGGGCTTCATCGAGGCGGTGCGCACCGGGGACCGCAAGGAGATGTCCGAGCGGGTGGACCTGCTGGTCGACACCGGCCTGTTCGACGCGGCGTGGCTGCTGGACGCCAGCGGGGAGACCCTGGCGCCCTCCACGCGGCCCAACCGCTTCACCGGCAACTACGCGAGCCGGGAGTACTTCCAGCAGGCGCTGAACGGCGGCGACACGGTGTGGGTGTCGCGGCCCTTCCTCACCCGCGCGGAGCTGCCCTTCATCGTCTTCTCCACGCGGGTGGACCTGGGCGGCGGCCAGCGCGCGGTGCTGGTGGGCGGGCTGTCCCTGCGGCGGCTGGGCCTCCAGTCGACGCTGGCCTCGCGCAGCTACCACGTGGAGCTGTTCGACCGGCGCGACGGCATCCTGCTGCGCGATACGGACCGCGGCGGCGTGCTCACGCGGGCGCCGGTGCTGGGGCTGCTGCCCCCGGACGCGCTGGCGGCGCCGGAGGGCGTGCGGGAGACGTTCGATGAGCCCGGGCACCGCCTGCTGGTGGCGCACGCGCAGGTGCCGGACACCGAGTGGACGGTGGTGGTGACGGCGCGGCTGCGGGAAGCCTTCGCCCCGGTGACGCGCATGGGGGCGTGGGTGGTGGCCATCGCGGCGCTCGCGGGGGCCATCTCGCTGCTCCTGTCGCAGTGGGTGGGGCGGGACGTGGCTCAGCGGCTGGAGACGCTGCGGGACGGCTTCGCCGCGCTGGGCACGCCCGCCCGCGAGCAGCGGGTGCAGGCCCGGGGCGACGACGAGGTCGCGCAGCTGGCGGACGGCTTCAACGACATGGCGGCGCGCATCGACCGGACGCAGAAGGAGCTGCGCGAGGCCATCGCCATCCGGGACCAGTTCCTCTCCATGGCGAGCCACGAATTGCGCACGCCGCTGACGCCCTTGAAGGCGACCCTGGACCTGCTCATCCGCCAGTCGGAGTCCGGCGTGGGGCTGACGCCGGAGCGGCAGCGCGCCACCTTCGATCGGCTGACGCGGCAGGTGGACCGGCTGACGCGGCTGATTGGCGACATGCTGGACGTGTCGCGGTTGCAGTCCGGGAGATTCGCGCTGACGGTGGCGCCCATGGACCTGACGGCGTTGGCGCGCGAGGTGATGGAGCGCATCCAGTCCACGCGCCCGGAGCGCGAGGGCTTGTTGTCCCTGGACGTCCCGGAGGGGCCCCTGGTGGGCCGGTGGGACGAGCCGCGGTTGGATCAACTGCTGACGAACCTGGTGGAGAACGCCCTGCGCTATTCACCGCCGGGGACGCCGGTGTCCGTGCGGATACGCGAGGAGGACGGGCAGGTGCGGATGGACGTGGAGGACCGGGGCATCGGCATTCCAGGGGAGAGCCTGCCGCAGCTCTTCACGCCCTTCTTCCGCGCGCGCAACGCGGCCGAGCACTACGCCGGGGGCCTGGGCCTGGGCCTGGCCATCTGCCGCGAAATCGTGGAGCGCCACGGAGGCCGCATCCAGGCTCGCAGCGAGGGGCCGGGGAAGGGCACCTGCTTCACTGTGTGGCTGCCCCGCGCGGCCGTCGCGGACGCGGCCTGA
- a CDS encoding urease accessory protein UreF, whose product MASGWRVLQLADSGFPTGGFAHSGGLEAAVQAGEVRGPGDVRRFVEALVWQAGLGGLPLVGAAWREPASLPALDARADAFLTNHVANRASRTQGRAFLDTCARIFPDAVGPVREAARAAGVKFHHAPAFGAVLRALDVEEEDALRLFLSLTLRGALSAGVRMGVIGTHESHQVQHAATPLLEAVLEQCKALGVEDLAQPAPLWDLVGATHDRLYSRLFLS is encoded by the coding sequence ATGGCTTCCGGCTGGAGGGTGTTGCAGCTGGCGGACTCGGGCTTTCCCACGGGGGGCTTCGCGCACTCGGGGGGGCTGGAGGCCGCGGTGCAGGCGGGCGAGGTGCGCGGCCCGGGGGACGTGCGGCGCTTCGTGGAGGCGCTGGTGTGGCAGGCGGGGCTGGGCGGCCTGCCGCTGGTGGGCGCGGCGTGGCGCGAGCCCGCTTCACTGCCGGCGCTGGACGCGCGAGCGGACGCGTTCCTCACCAACCACGTCGCGAACCGGGCCAGCCGCACGCAAGGGCGGGCCTTCCTGGACACCTGCGCGCGCATCTTCCCGGACGCCGTGGGGCCCGTGCGCGAGGCGGCCCGCGCGGCCGGCGTGAAGTTCCATCACGCGCCCGCGTTCGGCGCGGTGCTGCGCGCGCTGGACGTGGAGGAGGAGGATGCCCTGCGCCTCTTCCTGTCGCTCACCCTGCGGGGCGCGCTGTCCGCGGGCGTGCGCATGGGCGTCATCGGCACGCATGAGTCCCACCAGGTGCAGCACGCGGCCACGCCGCTGCTGGAGGCCGTCCTGGAGCAATGCAAGGCATTGGGCGTGGAGGACCTGGCCCAGCCCGCGCCGCTGTGGGACCTGGTGGGCGCCACGCACGACCGGCTGTATTCCAGGCTGTTCCTGTCCTGA
- a CDS encoding urease accessory protein UreD, which translates to MTFALPGPERAGVARLAFERSGPRTVVRTALAHSPLRLLTPRNHGHAAWAYTSSFGGGLVDGDHLRLEVDVADGASALLATQGANRVYRSPNGCRSDLVARVGRDALLAWVPDPTVCFTGARYSQTLDVTLSQGASLVLMDVVTAGRSARGERWAFLHYASRLRVAREGRALVDERWVLDPAHGALPERLGRFDALASVLLVGPALKDAREALAARVAGLPVKPRAREVVSASPLGEDGLLLRVAAVSLETLLGTTRDWLSFLPGLLGDDPWARRV; encoded by the coding sequence GTGACTTTCGCTCTTCCCGGCCCGGAGCGCGCGGGCGTCGCGCGGCTCGCGTTCGAGCGCTCGGGGCCTCGCACCGTGGTGCGCACCGCGCTGGCGCACAGCCCCTTGCGGTTGCTCACGCCGCGCAACCACGGCCACGCGGCGTGGGCCTATACCAGCTCCTTCGGTGGCGGGCTGGTGGACGGGGACCACCTGCGGCTGGAGGTGGACGTGGCGGACGGCGCGTCGGCGCTGCTCGCGACGCAAGGGGCGAACCGCGTCTACCGCTCGCCCAATGGTTGCCGCAGCGACCTGGTCGCGCGCGTGGGCCGGGATGCGCTGCTGGCGTGGGTGCCGGACCCCACCGTGTGCTTCACCGGCGCCCGCTATTCACAGACGTTGGATGTGACGCTGTCGCAGGGCGCGTCGCTGGTGCTGATGGACGTGGTGACGGCGGGGCGCAGCGCCCGGGGCGAGCGCTGGGCCTTCCTGCACTATGCGTCCCGCCTGCGCGTCGCTCGGGAAGGGCGGGCGCTGGTGGATGAGCGCTGGGTGCTGGACCCCGCGCACGGCGCGCTGCCGGAGCGGCTGGGCCGCTTCGACGCGCTGGCGTCCGTGCTGCTGGTGGGGCCCGCGCTGAAGGACGCGCGGGAGGCCCTGGCCGCGCGCGTGGCGGGCCTGCCGGTGAAGCCGCGCGCCCGGGAGGTGGTCTCCGCCAGCCCCCTGGGCGAGGACGGACTGCTCTTGCGCGTGGCGGCCGTGTCGCTGGAGACGCTGCTCGGCACCACGCGGGACTGGCTGTCCTTCCTGCCGGGCCTGCTGGGCGACGACCCGTGGGCCCGGCGGGTGTGA
- the ureG gene encoding urease accessory protein UreG — protein sequence MHDDDHRGHGQDGHEHTHEDWDHPGHFDARDKPHRRDYSQRAFTVGIGGPVGSGKTALVLALCKKLRDQYRLGVVTNDIFTKEDAEFLVRNQALSPERIKAVETGGCPHAAIREDISHNLLALEQLMEELHPELLIVESGGDNLAAQYSRELADYTVYVIDVAGGDKVPRKGGPGITQSDLLIINKTDLAPHVGADLGVMERDARKMRGEGPFVFTQVTRDVGVDAVVGHLLDAWRRR from the coding sequence ATGCACGACGACGACCACCGCGGCCATGGGCAGGACGGGCACGAGCACACGCACGAGGACTGGGACCACCCGGGCCACTTCGACGCGCGCGACAAGCCGCACCGGCGTGACTACTCGCAGCGGGCCTTCACGGTGGGCATTGGCGGGCCGGTGGGCAGTGGCAAGACGGCGCTGGTGCTGGCCCTGTGCAAGAAGCTGCGCGACCAGTACCGCCTGGGCGTGGTGACCAACGACATCTTCACCAAGGAGGACGCGGAGTTCCTGGTGCGCAACCAGGCCCTGTCCCCGGAGCGCATCAAGGCGGTGGAGACGGGCGGCTGCCCCCACGCCGCCATCCGCGAGGACATCAGCCACAACCTGCTCGCGCTGGAGCAGTTGATGGAGGAGCTGCACCCGGAGCTGCTCATCGTGGAGAGCGGCGGTGACAACCTGGCCGCGCAGTACAGCCGCGAGCTGGCGGACTACACCGTCTACGTCATCGACGTGGCGGGCGGGGACAAGGTGCCTCGCAAGGGCGGACCCGGTATTACGCAGTCGGACCTTTTGATCATCAACAAGACGGACCTCGCGCCGCACGTGGGAGCGGACCTGGGCGTGATGGAGCGCGACGCCCGGAAGATGCGCGGCGAGGGGCCCTTCGTCTTCACGCAGGTCACCCGGGATGTCGGCGTGGACGCGGTGGTGGGCCACCTGCTCGACGCCTGGCGGCGGCGCTAA
- the ureC gene encoding urease subunit alpha yields the protein MSRKLNRRHYADMFGPTTGDRVRLGDTGLWLQVERDATVYGDECKFGGGKVLREGMGQRAGVGDADALDCVITNALVVDWTGIFKADVGIKAGRISAIGKAGNPDVMAGVTPGLVVGVTTEVIAGEGLILTAGGLDTHIHFISPQQADEAIASGITTWVGGGTGPATGTNATTCTPGAWNLARMLEATDTLPLNIGLTGKGNTSLPEGLLDQVRAGAIGLKLHEDWGTTPAAIDTCLTLADAEDVQVTIHTDTLNESGSVDDSLAAFKGRTIHTYHSEGAGGGHAPDIIRVCGAPNVLPSSTNPTRPYTVNTLDEHLDMLMVCHHLDRDIPEDVAFAESRIRGETIAAEDILHDLGAISMMASDSQAMGRVGEVITRTWQTAHKMREQRGRLPGEQGDNDNLRIRRYVAKYTINPAIAHGLSHEVGSVEPGKLADLVLWRPAFFGAKPELVIKGGFIAWGQMGDANASIPTPQPYLMRPMFGARGRARGSTSLAFVSGRALREGTVQGLGLTKRLSAVVGCRALGKKDMRLNDALPAITVDPETYEVRADGELLRCEPATWLPLAQRYSLF from the coding sequence ATGAGCCGCAAGCTGAACAGGCGTCACTACGCGGACATGTTCGGCCCCACCACGGGGGACCGGGTGCGGCTGGGGGACACCGGCCTGTGGCTCCAGGTGGAGCGCGACGCCACCGTCTACGGCGACGAGTGCAAGTTCGGCGGCGGCAAGGTGCTGCGCGAAGGCATGGGCCAGCGCGCGGGCGTGGGCGACGCGGACGCGCTCGACTGCGTCATCACCAACGCGCTGGTGGTGGACTGGACGGGCATCTTCAAGGCGGACGTGGGCATCAAGGCGGGGCGCATCTCCGCTATCGGCAAGGCGGGCAACCCGGACGTCATGGCGGGCGTCACGCCGGGCCTGGTGGTGGGCGTCACCACGGAGGTCATCGCGGGGGAAGGGCTCATCCTCACCGCGGGCGGCCTGGACACGCACATCCACTTCATCAGCCCGCAGCAGGCGGACGAGGCCATCGCCAGCGGCATCACCACCTGGGTGGGCGGCGGCACCGGCCCGGCCACCGGCACCAACGCCACCACCTGCACGCCGGGCGCGTGGAACCTGGCGCGCATGCTGGAGGCCACGGACACGCTCCCCCTGAACATCGGCCTCACCGGCAAGGGCAACACGTCCCTGCCGGAGGGCCTGCTGGACCAGGTGCGCGCGGGCGCCATTGGACTCAAGCTGCACGAGGACTGGGGCACCACGCCCGCGGCCATCGACACGTGCCTCACGCTGGCGGACGCGGAGGACGTGCAGGTCACCATCCACACGGACACGCTCAACGAATCCGGCTCCGTGGATGACTCGCTGGCGGCGTTCAAGGGCCGCACCATCCACACGTACCACTCGGAGGGCGCGGGCGGCGGGCACGCGCCGGACATCATCCGCGTGTGCGGCGCGCCCAACGTGCTGCCCAGCTCCACCAACCCCACGCGGCCGTACACGGTGAACACGCTGGATGAGCACCTGGACATGCTCATGGTGTGTCACCACCTGGACCGCGATATTCCGGAGGACGTGGCCTTCGCGGAGAGCCGCATCCGCGGAGAGACCATCGCCGCGGAGGACATCCTCCACGACCTGGGCGCCATCAGCATGATGGCCTCCGACAGCCAGGCCATGGGCCGCGTGGGCGAGGTCATCACCCGCACGTGGCAGACGGCGCACAAGATGCGCGAGCAGCGCGGACGGCTCCCCGGCGAGCAGGGGGACAACGACAACCTGCGCATCCGCCGCTACGTGGCGAAGTACACCATCAACCCGGCCATCGCCCACGGGCTGTCCCATGAAGTCGGCTCCGTGGAGCCAGGCAAGCTCGCGGACCTGGTGCTGTGGCGGCCCGCCTTCTTCGGCGCGAAGCCGGAGCTGGTCATCAAGGGCGGCTTCATCGCGTGGGGGCAGATGGGGGACGCGAACGCGTCCATCCCCACGCCCCAGCCGTACCTCATGCGCCCCATGTTCGGCGCGCGAGGCAGGGCGCGAGGCTCCACCAGCCTCGCCTTCGTGTCCGGGCGCGCGCTGCGGGAGGGCACCGTGCAGGGCCTGGGGCTCACCAAGCGGCTGTCCGCGGTGGTGGGCTGCCGCGCGCTGGGCAAGAAGGACATGCGCCTCAACGACGCGCTGCCCGCCATCACGGTGGACCCGGAGACGTACGAGGTCCGCGCGGACGGGGAGCTCTTGCGCTGCGAGCCCGCCACCTGGCTGCCTCTTGCACAGCGCTACTCGCTGTTCTGA